The Candidatus Cloacimonadaceae bacterium genome includes a region encoding these proteins:
- a CDS encoding T9SS type A sorting domain-containing protein: MRILLLTALLLLVLACSVSAEEIAIREGRTIHWNTHHIRTPDNCEIVLWEDTIGGDLNIYAQKINSSGQMLWQQPLPIVLKPGRQTINAVIPSSDNNFIIMWEDGPIKSPVTIWVQKFTSNGQLLWPAGGIQITDTVAYYYRHCLVPNANGGAYVFFRNIMGANILLGQNLDGWGNQLWQAGGAAIHSFSTYFSIDAAVRDGSGGAIVNVKISQAGNHLLRVSPSGEVIGNNPMLAAAAFPGGKYSITPGVGGEFILFSTFTDYENVLYLHKMDNSGNLLLPGAVNTGIAPVYYGDDAVKLQCTPDGGLVIIWNDVTDTWISRFMIQKLDASFAPLWTPGGIEICSGQGLVIRQKRLSVHANGKAWISWILSQNDDQELQVKAQHFDSSGTPQWATGGMQLSIADRWVQSPVCIAFADRAMFLWQEVTGVKKLIRRQVVSTGGTLYLAQGGLPVVDVLNGMAAGGNTIAMNDKYFSAWIDSRSNEHKIYYQISYSDLNPQLEANGRALNLAPGEDSYFRLIGLPDNSVAILYSTPVQNVMKCYLQKIDHNGTTIYPDRGIIIASGSFLEASVDLSYSDGDIYIGWSENISNARLVKGQRVSGGQKMWGENGIVIASHADYGGVCFSTVRGRYFLWKHRLDEMTSESSVKALLMNANGYPEAGWSAAGVSLLSEDNTDNQGIVECGLNGDDLIVFISFLYTPNVFVQKISSAGTREWGDNGIALGANLWVMDAVYDEAVTFVYMFFSNTWDLRLQKISSSGTLLYPQAGNLISSELDNCDGAVLLKYASGKMTCYWSENSLDQEGWQDIFIRHINPQGQAVGYAPIVVCDAPYDQRGISAAVIGENAMLLWSDARAGVFRCDGFISSILAIRISSFPVDNDDEYSPPAALPQLYQNYPNPFNPVTTIAFDLVKADTASLKIYNLKGQFVKTLLKDSTLNAGNHSILWDGLDEQGRKAASGIYLYRLSTSTQLITKKMVLAK, translated from the coding sequence ATGCGTATTTTGCTGCTCACGGCTTTGTTGCTATTGGTTTTGGCTTGTTCGGTTTCCGCGGAGGAAATTGCCATCCGCGAGGGAAGGACCATCCATTGGAACACGCATCACATCCGCACGCCGGATAATTGCGAGATTGTGCTCTGGGAGGACACCATAGGCGGCGATCTGAACATTTATGCCCAGAAGATCAATTCTTCCGGACAAATGTTGTGGCAGCAGCCATTGCCGATCGTCCTCAAACCCGGAAGACAAACCATCAACGCGGTGATTCCCAGCTCGGACAATAACTTCATCATCATGTGGGAAGATGGTCCAATCAAATCCCCGGTCACGATCTGGGTGCAAAAGTTTACCTCCAACGGACAGCTATTATGGCCCGCAGGCGGAATCCAGATCACGGATACCGTCGCTTATTATTACAGACACTGTTTGGTGCCAAACGCAAACGGTGGCGCCTATGTCTTTTTCCGGAACATCATGGGAGCGAATATTCTTTTGGGACAGAATCTGGACGGCTGGGGCAATCAGCTTTGGCAAGCCGGAGGAGCTGCTATTCACAGTTTCAGCACTTACTTTTCGATAGATGCAGCGGTGAGAGACGGCAGCGGAGGAGCGATCGTAAACGTTAAAATCAGCCAGGCGGGGAATCATTTACTTCGCGTTTCCCCCTCCGGAGAAGTGATCGGGAACAACCCCATGCTGGCGGCTGCGGCTTTTCCCGGAGGCAAGTATTCGATCACACCGGGCGTGGGTGGCGAGTTCATACTATTCTCTACATTCACAGATTACGAAAATGTGCTGTATCTGCATAAAATGGACAACAGCGGCAACCTGCTGCTGCCCGGAGCCGTAAATACCGGCATAGCCCCGGTCTATTATGGCGACGATGCCGTGAAACTTCAATGCACACCCGATGGCGGGCTGGTGATCATCTGGAATGATGTGACCGACACATGGATCTCAAGATTTATGATCCAGAAGCTGGACGCCAGCTTCGCTCCGCTTTGGACTCCGGGAGGGATCGAGATCTGCAGCGGTCAAGGTCTCGTTATCCGTCAAAAGCGCCTGAGCGTGCATGCCAACGGTAAAGCCTGGATCAGTTGGATTCTGTCTCAGAATGACGATCAGGAATTACAGGTGAAGGCACAGCATTTTGACTCCTCCGGCACTCCGCAATGGGCTACCGGGGGGATGCAACTGAGCATCGCCGACCGGTGGGTGCAAAGCCCCGTCTGCATCGCCTTTGCCGATCGTGCCATGTTTTTGTGGCAGGAAGTTACCGGAGTGAAAAAGCTTATCCGCCGCCAGGTAGTCAGTACCGGCGGCACTTTGTATCTTGCCCAAGGCGGGCTTCCGGTGGTCGATGTCCTAAATGGAATGGCAGCCGGAGGCAACACGATCGCCATGAACGACAAATACTTCAGCGCCTGGATAGACTCTCGCAGCAATGAACACAAAATCTATTATCAGATCAGCTATTCAGACCTAAATCCGCAGTTGGAGGCAAACGGCAGAGCGTTGAATTTAGCTCCGGGAGAGGATTCCTATTTCCGCTTGATCGGACTGCCGGATAACTCCGTCGCAATTCTCTATTCCACTCCTGTGCAAAACGTGATGAAATGCTATCTCCAGAAAATCGATCACAACGGAACGACGATCTATCCGGATAGAGGAATCATCATCGCCTCCGGTAGTTTTTTGGAGGCAAGCGTTGATCTGAGCTATTCCGATGGGGACATCTATATCGGATGGAGCGAAAATATCTCGAATGCGAGACTGGTCAAAGGGCAACGCGTCTCCGGCGGACAGAAAATGTGGGGTGAAAACGGGATCGTGATTGCATCACATGCTGATTATGGCGGCGTGTGTTTTTCCACAGTGCGGGGTAGATACTTTCTTTGGAAACATCGCTTAGACGAAATGACTTCGGAAAGTAGTGTAAAGGCACTGCTGATGAACGCTAACGGTTATCCGGAAGCGGGTTGGAGCGCCGCGGGCGTTTCTCTGCTCTCGGAAGACAACACCGACAATCAGGGGATAGTCGAATGTGGTTTGAATGGAGATGACCTGATCGTCTTCATCAGTTTTTTATACACACCAAACGTCTTTGTCCAAAAGATCAGCTCCGCCGGAACGCGTGAGTGGGGTGATAACGGCATTGCCCTGGGAGCCAATTTGTGGGTCATGGACGCAGTTTATGACGAAGCGGTCACGTTTGTCTATATGTTTTTTTCCAATACATGGGACTTGCGTCTGCAAAAGATATCTTCTTCCGGCACATTGCTTTATCCCCAAGCTGGAAACCTCATAAGCTCCGAGCTTGATAACTGCGATGGAGCAGTTCTGCTCAAATATGCCAGCGGAAAGATGACCTGCTATTGGTCTGAGAACAGCCTTGACCAAGAGGGGTGGCAAGACATATTTATCCGCCATATCAATCCGCAGGGACAGGCAGTGGGCTATGCTCCGATAGTAGTTTGCGACGCGCCTTACGATCAAAGAGGGATCAGCGCAGCGGTCATCGGAGAAAACGCCATGCTGCTTTGGTCAGATGCGCGTGCCGGAGTGTTTAGATGCGATGGCTTTATTTCCTCGATCTTAGCGATCAGGATATCCAGCTTTCCGGTGGACAACGACGATGAATATAGCCCCCCGGCAGCTTTGCCGCAGTTATACCAGAACTATCCCAATCCTTTCAATCCAGTCACTACCATCGCTTTTGACCTGGTCAAGGCGGATACGGCAAGTCTGAAAATCTATAACCTGAAAGGGCAATTTGTCAAAACACTGCTCAAAGATAGCACTCTGAACGCTGGAAACCACAGCATTCTCTGGGACGGATTGGATGA
- a CDS encoding helicase-related protein, with product MIRLEDIKAGALIQGLEPGEVVRIVTSEPIGTNALTVYYKKNDGALLERLIYRTDEINLALAVSGRPWSFDAAGADFKLAVEACRINLAYLFDPMMAVHTSNIEPLPHQITAVYESMLPRQPLRYILADDPGAGKTIMAGLYMRELIMRADAKRILIIAPGSLVEQWQDEMYEKFGLDFFIFSRDMEAQSHSGNPFEDFDYLIARIDMVSRDEELMEKLKLTYWDLVVIDEAHKCSASWFGNELKKTKRYKLAEDVGSITRHFLLMTATPHKGKDEDFQTFLALLDSDRFYGKTRDSAQSIDISDLMRRMVKEELLKFDGTHLFPERKAYSVSYKLSDLEAELYLAVTEYVREEMNKADRLEGKQRNTIGFALTILQRRLASSPEAIYQSLKRRMEKLTRRLEEEKLILRGELIRKADDLDVPEDLDDLNSEEQENMEEELVDRATSAQTIQEFEHEIIILTRLTKQAKELRDSGLDRKWEELSNLFENNPHIREKSGRYRKLIIFTEHRDTLNYLHNRLNDLIGNPGAVIIIHGGVKREERHKAQELFRNDPRVSILLATDAAGEGVNLQNANLMVNYDLPWNPNRIEQRFGRIHRIGQQEVCHLWNMVAMETREGDVFLNLFNKLEIQRQALGGRVFDILGDVFEEISLRDLLIEAIRYGDDPVVRARLFEVVEGVLDTEHIKNILNRNALCEEVIDEKRLFSVKAEMEKAEARKLQPYFIRAFFSKAFEQLRGELRARESGRWEITYVPANIRERDRQISGRNRRNMNPVTTKYERICFDKQFVRLATRELAMASFIHPGHPLMMAVTDLMLEAHRNKLKQGSVMLDPNDDGIVPKALIIIDHAIKEGYNRDRCVSRRMQFVEITPEGVVSNSGWAPHLDLEPISDSDLNLIKGILSSEWLSENLEQEALAYATAQLAPEHFSEVQSRREQHVSKTLTAVHQRLIKEINYWSDRKIKLQDDLAAGKQTRVNIDNVNRTIDELTHRLESRSKELKEMRHIVSETPHVIGGALIIPAGLIAQIKGEPNWSADAEARSRIELKAMQAVMNYEKSLGCDVIDVSSNNCGWDITSIPPMLNGRLPETKHIEVKGRVKGQSTITVTRNEVLYGLNQADKFILAIVVIDGDDFEGPHYIRNPFTLEPDWAVTSINLDIGSLLNRAFNNEGL from the coding sequence ATGATCAGATTAGAAGACATAAAAGCAGGAGCCCTGATTCAGGGCTTGGAACCGGGAGAAGTGGTTCGCATTGTGACGAGTGAACCCATCGGAACTAATGCGCTCACAGTTTATTACAAGAAAAACGACGGCGCCCTTTTAGAACGTCTGATTTACCGCACTGACGAGATCAATCTTGCACTGGCAGTATCCGGTCGTCCTTGGTCATTTGATGCGGCAGGTGCTGATTTTAAGCTGGCTGTGGAGGCTTGCCGGATCAATCTCGCATATCTCTTTGACCCTATGATGGCAGTGCATACTTCAAACATTGAACCCTTACCTCATCAAATCACCGCAGTTTATGAATCCATGCTTCCCAGGCAACCGTTGCGCTACATCCTTGCTGATGATCCCGGAGCAGGAAAGACGATCATGGCAGGGCTATATATGCGGGAACTTATCATGCGAGCCGATGCCAAACGCATATTGATTATTGCTCCCGGTTCATTAGTAGAGCAGTGGCAAGATGAAATGTATGAGAAGTTCGGTCTGGATTTCTTTATATTTTCTCGTGATATGGAAGCCCAATCTCATAGTGGAAACCCCTTTGAGGATTTTGATTACCTGATTGCCCGGATAGACATGGTTTCTCGTGATGAAGAGCTGATGGAAAAGCTGAAACTCACCTATTGGGACTTGGTGGTGATAGATGAAGCCCATAAGTGTTCTGCATCATGGTTTGGCAATGAACTAAAGAAGACCAAACGCTATAAACTTGCCGAAGATGTGGGCAGCATCACCCGGCATTTCCTTTTGATGACGGCTACACCTCATAAGGGCAAGGACGAAGACTTTCAAACCTTCCTGGCACTACTTGATTCTGACCGCTTCTATGGCAAAACTCGTGATAGTGCACAATCTATAGATATTTCCGACCTTATGCGTAGAATGGTAAAGGAAGAGCTGCTCAAATTTGATGGCACTCACCTTTTCCCTGAGCGGAAAGCCTATTCAGTCTCGTATAAGCTTTCAGATCTGGAAGCTGAGCTATACCTTGCTGTTACTGAATACGTTCGTGAGGAAATGAATAAGGCAGACCGACTGGAAGGCAAGCAAAGGAATACCATCGGCTTTGCACTTACAATTCTGCAACGCCGTCTGGCATCGAGCCCGGAAGCGATATACCAATCTTTAAAACGCCGGATGGAAAAGCTGACCCGCAGATTGGAAGAGGAAAAGCTCATCCTGCGAGGTGAACTGATTCGTAAGGCAGATGATTTGGACGTCCCGGAAGACCTTGACGATTTGAATAGTGAAGAGCAAGAAAACATGGAAGAGGAATTGGTCGATAGAGCTACCTCTGCTCAGACCATCCAAGAATTTGAGCATGAAATCATCATCCTGACCAGACTTACCAAACAAGCAAAAGAGCTGCGTGATTCAGGTCTTGACCGCAAGTGGGAAGAGCTTTCCAACCTCTTTGAGAACAACCCACATATACGAGAAAAGAGCGGTCGTTATCGCAAGCTCATAATCTTTACCGAGCATCGAGATACCTTGAATTATCTCCATAACCGGTTAAACGATTTGATTGGCAATCCAGGTGCCGTTATCATCATCCACGGTGGTGTCAAACGAGAAGAACGGCACAAAGCTCAGGAGCTGTTCCGAAACGACCCCAGAGTTAGTATTTTGCTGGCAACTGATGCTGCCGGTGAAGGTGTGAACCTCCAAAATGCCAACCTGATGGTCAATTATGACCTACCCTGGAATCCCAATCGCATTGAACAGCGCTTTGGACGTATCCACCGTATTGGTCAGCAGGAAGTCTGCCATCTCTGGAATATGGTGGCAATGGAAACTCGGGAAGGCGATGTATTCCTCAATCTCTTTAACAAACTCGAAATACAGAGACAAGCTCTGGGTGGACGTGTATTCGATATCCTCGGTGATGTCTTTGAAGAAATAAGCCTGCGGGATTTACTCATTGAAGCCATCCGTTATGGAGACGACCCTGTCGTGCGAGCCAGGCTCTTTGAAGTGGTGGAAGGCGTGCTCGATACCGAACATATCAAAAACATCCTCAACCGCAATGCCTTGTGTGAGGAAGTGATAGACGAAAAGCGCCTTTTTTCAGTAAAAGCAGAGATGGAAAAAGCTGAAGCCAGGAAGCTGCAGCCCTATTTCATTCGTGCCTTCTTCAGCAAAGCCTTTGAACAACTCCGTGGTGAGCTTCGAGCACGTGAATCCGGCAGATGGGAAATCACCTATGTTCCTGCCAACATTCGTGAAAGAGATCGACAGATATCAGGCAGAAACCGACGTAATATGAATCCCGTCACTACAAAGTATGAGCGTATCTGCTTTGATAAACAGTTCGTTCGGTTAGCCACCCGGGAATTGGCAATGGCAAGTTTTATCCATCCCGGACATCCACTCATGATGGCTGTAACGGATTTGATGCTGGAAGCGCATCGAAACAAACTGAAACAAGGCTCTGTGATGCTCGATCCCAACGATGATGGCATAGTGCCCAAAGCACTGATTATCATCGACCATGCTATCAAAGAAGGTTATAATCGGGATCGATGCGTCTCCCGTCGGATGCAGTTTGTAGAAATCACTCCCGAAGGAGTTGTCAGTAATTCCGGTTGGGCACCCCATCTCGATCTTGAACCCATTTCAGATAGTGATTTAAATCTGATCAAAGGCATCCTCTCGTCTGAATGGCTATCAGAGAATTTGGAACAGGAAGCTCTTGCCTATGCCACTGCTCAGCTTGCACCAGAACACTTTAGTGAAGTGCAAAGCCGCAGAGAGCAGCATGTTTCCAAGACTCTAACTGCGGTGCATCAAAGACTAATCAAAGAGATAAACTACTGGTCGGATCGCAAAATCAAGCTGCAGGATGATTTGGCTGCCGGAAAGCAAACCAGAGTTAACATAGATAACGTAAATCGTACCATAGATGAGCTAACTCATCGGCTTGAATCCAGAAGCAAAGAGCTGAAAGAAATGCGCCATATCGTCTCAGAAACACCTCATGTCATTGGCGGTGCTTTGATCATTCCTGCTGGTTTGATAGCTCAAATCAAAGGTGAACCCAACTGGTCTGCCGATGCAGAAGCTCGTAGCCGGATTGAACTGAAAGCCATGCAAGCTGTGATGAATTACGAGAAGTCACTTGGATGCGATGTTATTGATGTTTCAAGTAATAACTGTGGTTGGGACATCACCAGCATTCCACCGATGCTGAATGGTCGCTTACCTGAGACCAAGCACATCGAAGTAAAGGGAAGGGTCAAAGGACAATCCACGATCACAGTTACCCGCAACGAAGTTCTCTATGGCTTGAATCAGGCAGATAAATTCATCCTGGCGATTGTCGTCATAGATGGTGATGACTTTGAAGGGCCTCACTATATCCGTAATCCTTTTACTCTGGAACCTGATTGGGCAGTAACCAGCATCAATTTGGATATAGGCAGTTTGCTGAATAGGGCATTTAATAATGAGGGTTTATGA
- a CDS encoding virulence RhuM family protein produces MNKDIAAFKPEFWVYSSEDGTIKIQANLKGETLWLSALQMSELFGINISGIRKHLKNIFDSGELERDSVSAIFALTASDGKTYKVEHYNLDAIISVGYRVNSIIGTRFRIWATQRLKEYLIKGFTMNDELLKQAGGGSYFDELLSRIRDIRSSEKVFWRKALDIYATSIDYSQRAEVSRDFFKVIQNKMHWASHGHTAAEIIYQRADAELPNMGLTNWPGSKPLKADTEIAKNYLNKEELDILNRIVSMYLDFAELQALNRTPMYMKNWIVKLDEFLKLSGRDILGHSGNVSHEKALLKARLEYDKWHHTELEQPSDADKHFVEAMDEVKQITNQTKPKRNK; encoded by the coding sequence ATGAATAAGGATATAGCAGCTTTTAAACCAGAGTTTTGGGTTTATAGTTCAGAAGATGGAACTATAAAAATCCAAGCCAATCTGAAGGGCGAAACTCTATGGCTTTCGGCTTTACAAATGTCGGAGCTTTTTGGCATAAACATTTCTGGCATTAGAAAACACCTAAAGAACATCTTTGATAGTGGAGAACTCGAGCGGGATTCAGTTAGTGCAATTTTTGCCTTAACTGCTAGTGATGGGAAAACCTATAAGGTAGAACATTACAACCTTGATGCCATCATATCTGTGGGTTACCGTGTGAATAGCATCATTGGCACCAGATTCCGCATTTGGGCTACTCAGCGCTTGAAAGAATACCTGATCAAAGGCTTTACGATGAACGATGAGCTTTTGAAGCAAGCTGGCGGCGGCTCTTATTTTGACGAATTGCTCTCCAGAATCAGGGATATCCGCTCCTCTGAAAAGGTCTTTTGGCGTAAAGCGCTGGATATCTATGCTACCAGTATCGATTATTCTCAAAGGGCTGAAGTCTCCCGCGATTTCTTCAAAGTAATCCAAAACAAAATGCACTGGGCAAGCCACGGTCACACCGCTGCAGAGATTATCTACCAGAGAGCCGATGCAGAGCTGCCAAACATGGGCTTAACGAATTGGCCCGGATCAAAGCCACTTAAAGCAGACACAGAAATTGCCAAAAACTACCTCAATAAAGAGGAATTGGATATCCTTAACCGGATCGTAAGCATGTACTTGGATTTTGCTGAATTGCAGGCATTGAACAGAACGCCCATGTATATGAAGAATTGGATTGTGAAGCTGGATGAATTCCTAAAGCTTAGTGGAAGAGATATTCTGGGACACTCAGGAAATGTAAGTCATGAAAAAGCCCTGCTCAAAGCCCGCTTGGAATATGATAAATGGCATCACACAGAGCTTGAACAGCCTTCGGATGCTGACAAACACTTTGTGGAAGCAATGGACGAAGTTAAACAGATTACCAACCAAACCAAGCCTAAGAGAAATAAATGA